A single window of Psychromonas ingrahamii 37 DNA harbors:
- a CDS encoding GNAT family N-acetyltransferase, giving the protein MKIRFMKKADLEGAASIHKLAFIRQKNSFEWIQCNFNAFPRFLNFVAEKKGEVVGYITWVQKSGFRPEAVIELEQLAVLPNFQGQGIGRKLINESLPLVKGQLLLNGSTLKHILVTTRADNFAQQLYKKTLGAEIETTIKNLYSADEVLMIARNVSI; this is encoded by the coding sequence ATGAAAATTAGATTCATGAAAAAAGCTGATTTAGAAGGTGCAGCTAGCATCCATAAATTAGCCTTTATAAGACAGAAAAACTCATTCGAATGGATACAATGCAACTTTAACGCATTTCCTCGGTTCTTGAACTTTGTTGCTGAAAAAAAAGGAGAAGTTGTTGGCTATATAACTTGGGTTCAAAAAAGTGGTTTCCGTCCTGAAGCCGTTATTGAACTTGAGCAACTAGCGGTATTGCCAAATTTTCAAGGACAGGGTATTGGTCGTAAATTGATTAATGAATCACTTCCCTTAGTCAAAGGTCAGTTGTTATTGAATGGTTCGACGCTAAAGCACATTCTGGTGACAACACGTGCGGATAATTTTGCGCAGCAACTTTACAAAAAAACATTGGGCGCTGAAATCGAAACAACCATTAAAAATCTTTATTCAGCTGATGAAGTTTTAATGATAGCGCGCAATGTAAGTATATAA
- a CDS encoding methyltransferase domain-containing protein produces the protein MNSGKKTVLSHRSNEKEILDLGPDYYTEEEFTHCQKMLYRINKILGFFHGTVNVLKTGGEKAHVVDVGCGAGLFILNLSRYFPKMTFHGIDISSEAINMANYEKSVFRSDTSNVKFEKMAEPKLTFGENSVDVILATMVCHHMSNEEIIAFFKQALYTTKDKVIINDLHRNSIAYWFYRLFSQILFSSRLITYDGLISIKRGFIRQELITLLEQAGMKHYQVKWCFPFRWRVIIWKK, from the coding sequence ATGAATTCTGGGAAAAAAACTGTGCTATCACATCGTTCAAATGAAAAAGAAATTCTCGATTTAGGTCCGGACTACTACACCGAGGAAGAATTTACTCATTGTCAAAAAATGCTATATCGCATCAATAAAATTCTCGGATTCTTTCACGGAACAGTGAATGTTTTAAAGACAGGTGGGGAAAAAGCACATGTGGTGGACGTTGGTTGTGGCGCAGGCTTATTTATTCTTAATCTCAGTCGTTATTTTCCAAAGATGACATTCCATGGTATTGATATCTCGTCTGAAGCGATTAATATGGCCAATTATGAGAAGTCTGTCTTTAGATCAGATACCTCCAACGTGAAATTTGAAAAAATGGCTGAGCCAAAATTAACATTTGGCGAAAACAGTGTTGATGTCATTTTGGCAACAATGGTTTGCCACCACATGAGCAATGAAGAAATTATTGCCTTTTTCAAACAAGCACTATATACCACAAAAGATAAAGTCATCATTAATGATTTGCACCGCAATAGCATTGCCTATTGGTTTTATCGCCTTTTCAGTCAAATCTTATTTAGCAGTAGGCTCATTACCTATGATGGGCTTATCTCCATCAAACGCGGTTTTATCCGTCAAGAATTAATCACACTGTTAGAACAAGCTGGCATGAAACACTACCAAGTTAAATGGTGTTTCCCATTTCGTTGGAGGGTTATCATTTGGAAGAAGTAG
- the pip gene encoding prolyl aminopeptidase, which translates to MNELYPEIEPFNDFLLDVGCQHQLYVEQCGNVNGQPVIFIHGGPGAGSSANDRRFFDPEKYHIILFDQRGCGRSTPYGSLADNTTVQLVADLEKIRNHLQLDKWHVFGGSWGSTLALVYAQTHAEQVLSLVLRGIFLGRVQDTEWTFAGGGGSRIFADYWQEYLATLPAAILSQHNHVKVAYDIMTGNDKDAAEKVAQAWANWEMRCCTLEPNDEFVSAATSDDSCWTLARHEAHYMVNKCFLTDNQILKNCDKIANIPTVLVHGRYDIVCPFDNAWLLHQQLPNSQLVISKTAGHASVEPETKHHLLNATNAMLELSHY; encoded by the coding sequence ATGAACGAATTATACCCTGAAATTGAGCCCTTTAATGATTTTCTCTTAGACGTTGGCTGCCAGCACCAGCTGTACGTAGAACAATGTGGTAACGTTAACGGCCAGCCAGTCATCTTTATTCACGGTGGGCCCGGTGCAGGTTCCTCCGCTAATGACCGACGTTTTTTCGACCCTGAAAAATATCATATTATTTTATTTGATCAACGAGGTTGTGGACGATCGACTCCTTATGGCAGCTTAGCAGACAATACTACCGTGCAGTTAGTCGCTGATCTTGAGAAAATACGCAACCATCTTCAGCTTGATAAATGGCATGTATTTGGAGGTTCATGGGGATCAACCCTCGCATTGGTCTATGCTCAGACTCATGCTGAACAGGTGCTCAGTTTGGTGCTCAGAGGAATATTTTTAGGTCGGGTGCAAGATACTGAGTGGACTTTTGCTGGCGGTGGTGGCTCGCGTATTTTTGCTGATTATTGGCAAGAATATTTAGCTACCCTGCCCGCAGCTATACTTAGTCAACATAATCATGTCAAAGTCGCTTACGACATTATGACTGGCAACGACAAAGATGCCGCTGAAAAAGTAGCACAAGCCTGGGCTAACTGGGAAATGCGTTGTTGTACCCTAGAGCCCAATGATGAATTTGTCAGCGCCGCAACTTCTGATGATAGTTGCTGGACGCTAGCACGCCATGAAGCCCATTACATGGTCAATAAGTGCTTCTTAACGGATAATCAAATTTTGAAAAATTGTGATAAAATAGCCAATATTCCTACTGTACTTGTTCATGGCCGTTATGACATTGTTTGCCCCTTTGATAACGCGTGGCTTTTGCATCAACAACTGCCTAACTCGCAATTAGTGATCAGTAAAACCGCAGGTCATGCCTCGGTTGAACCTGAAACTAAGCATCACTTACTCAATGCCACCAACGCGATGTTGGAATTATCACATTACTAA
- a CDS encoding NAD(P)/FAD-dependent oxidoreductase, translating to MEEVVIIGGGVAGLSCLNALLDQGISALLIEGSTIGTPKMCGEFLAPIAAQQLQRWDVDPLIPIPHAAFYAGIRQLDIHFTKPSAAISRSDVELKLAARARRLGGRIRENTSLEHTTPATERTPFYFKLSTGEIIEAKSAFFATGKFGNNKDNKKIALPYFGFKLHFSHTENDQSLKMFSLDKAYLGIVPITETISNCACLAKREAVDAATSPNEYFQHLTKSHPVLKKIFTPLDLSSIDILSGRAPAFTQKNPPNWPNSYWIGDTLASLYPAIGSGFAHSVDSAIQAVQFYLKQQPKLYRTNYSKSIKTKVLLGNVFNTALLHPKVGQLALPLLKRSPKLVNLVLKKLDYV from the coding sequence TTGGAAGAAGTAGTGATTATCGGCGGTGGCGTTGCTGGACTATCGTGCCTAAATGCATTGTTGGATCAAGGTATATCGGCGCTTTTAATCGAAGGCTCAACCATCGGCACGCCTAAAATGTGTGGCGAATTCTTAGCACCGATTGCGGCACAGCAACTACAGCGTTGGGACGTTGATCCTCTTATCCCCATTCCTCATGCCGCCTTTTATGCTGGCATTAGGCAATTAGATATTCACTTCACCAAGCCCTCTGCTGCCATATCAAGAAGTGACGTTGAGCTAAAGTTAGCTGCACGAGCGCGCAGACTAGGTGGACGCATACGCGAAAACACATCTCTCGAGCACACAACACCTGCCACCGAGAGAACGCCATTTTATTTCAAATTATCCACGGGTGAAATCATTGAGGCTAAAAGTGCTTTTTTTGCAACGGGTAAGTTTGGAAACAACAAAGACAATAAAAAAATTGCGCTACCCTATTTTGGATTTAAATTGCATTTTTCCCATACTGAAAACGATCAGAGTCTTAAGATGTTCAGTCTGGATAAAGCTTATTTGGGCATTGTTCCGATCACCGAGACAATAAGTAACTGTGCCTGTTTGGCAAAACGAGAAGCGGTGGATGCTGCAACTTCGCCGAATGAATACTTTCAGCATCTGACAAAATCTCATCCGGTGCTTAAAAAAATATTCACCCCGCTTGATCTTAGCTCTATTGATATTCTGTCGGGTCGCGCTCCTGCATTTACTCAAAAAAATCCGCCTAACTGGCCTAACAGCTACTGGATAGGTGATACATTAGCGTCGCTTTACCCTGCTATTGGCTCTGGATTTGCACATAGCGTTGATAGCGCTATTCAAGCTGTGCAGTTTTACTTAAAACAACAACCTAAGCTGTATCGTACCAATTATTCGAAATCGATTAAAACAAAAGTACTATTAGGGAACGTATTTAACACTGCATTACTGCACCCAAAAGTGGGTCAATTGGCTCTTCCTTTACTGAAACGATCCCCTAAGCTGGTTAACCTTGTACTCAAAAAGCTTGATTATGTTTAA
- a CDS encoding type III polyketide synthase: MLIKQDARMKSSISAIGTAVPQHKFKQSEAAALISERLQLSPAKKRMLRSIYKATGIESRHSVISDMGHLSNSRSDISSPDLSTAGRMALYKEHALPLAISAIKQCMDQSDATFADITHVITVSCTGMYAPGLDIEIVQQLKLRTNAKRTAINFMGCYGAFNALKVADDICRANKGAVVLIVSVELCSLHFQNDEDLDHLLSNAIFADGAAAALIQPMAENQKSLSIEAFNCDLLPQTSEDMAWHIGDSGFDIVLKSYIPEVIESGIAEFMDKLLRQEAITEVNHYAIHPGGMKILQACETALNITKDKNKHAYHVMREYGNMSSATILFVLKELMTHLTVNNHQETIFSCAFGPGLTLESMLLKINQPH; this comes from the coding sequence ATTCTTATAAAGCAGGATGCTAGGATGAAAAGCAGTATTAGCGCAATTGGAACCGCAGTGCCACAACACAAATTCAAGCAAAGTGAAGCCGCAGCGCTCATTTCAGAACGGCTGCAATTGAGTCCCGCAAAAAAAAGAATGCTTAGGTCCATTTATAAAGCGACGGGTATTGAATCGCGGCATAGTGTGATCAGCGATATGGGGCATCTCTCAAATTCCAGAAGTGACATATCATCACCTGATTTAAGCACAGCAGGCCGTATGGCTCTTTATAAAGAGCATGCGCTGCCGTTAGCCATTTCTGCTATCAAGCAATGTATGGATCAATCCGATGCCACATTCGCCGATATCACACATGTGATTACAGTCAGTTGTACAGGCATGTATGCCCCCGGATTAGATATTGAAATTGTGCAGCAATTAAAGCTGCGCACCAATGCTAAACGCACGGCAATCAATTTCATGGGATGTTATGGCGCCTTCAACGCGTTGAAAGTGGCAGATGATATCTGTCGCGCGAATAAAGGGGCTGTTGTTTTAATTGTGAGTGTTGAACTTTGCAGTCTGCATTTTCAAAATGATGAAGATTTGGATCACTTACTTTCAAATGCGATTTTTGCAGATGGTGCCGCAGCGGCTCTTATTCAGCCGATGGCAGAGAATCAAAAAAGCCTATCGATAGAGGCCTTCAATTGTGATTTATTACCACAGACCAGCGAAGATATGGCATGGCATATAGGAGATTCAGGATTTGATATTGTTTTAAAATCCTACATCCCAGAAGTGATTGAGTCAGGGATCGCAGAGTTTATGGATAAACTATTGAGACAGGAAGCGATCACCGAAGTTAATCACTATGCCATTCATCCAGGCGGTATGAAAATACTACAAGCCTGTGAAACGGCCTTGAATATTACAAAAGACAAAAACAAGCATGCTTATCATGTGATGCGTGAGTATGGAAATATGTCATCAGCCACCATTTTGTTTGTTTTGAAAGAATTGATGACCCATTTGACGGTTAATAATCATCAAGAAACTATTTTTAGTTGCGCTTTTGGACCGGGATTAACCTTAGAATCAATGTTACTTAAGATAAACCAGCCGCATTAA